A genomic window from Gambusia affinis linkage group LG16, SWU_Gaff_1.0, whole genome shotgun sequence includes:
- the LOC122846573 gene encoding thrombospondin-1-like, giving the protein MMLCGIFFLLMLSSCDGARLAESRDDSSVYDLFELARVSKRHNGVSLVKGADPYSPAYKVLNADLIPPVPDASFRDLLDSIQAERGFLLLLNLKQSKKTRGSLLTVEKTDGSGPIFEIISNGKANTLDLVYSTERQLQVVSIEDAGLANGHWRNLTLFIQEDRAQLFVGCEEINVSELDVPIQTLLSRELADRARLRIGKGAVKDKFMGVLQNVHFVFGTSLDAILTNKGCKSGAALTQMMTLDNPVNGSSPAIRTDYTGHKSKDLQTVCGFSCEDITSMFKELRGLNVIVKQLSNELQKVSTDSELLKNQIIIHNGVCIHNGIVHKDKDEWTVDGCTECTCQNSATICRKISCPLIPCANATVPDGECCPRCGTPSDFPEGGWSAWSDWTHCSVTCGRGIQQRGRSCDRINSKCEGTSVQTRDCYPQECDKRFKQDGGWSHWSPWSSCSVTCGKGVMTQIRLCNSPTPQMGGRDCQGEGRHTKVCQMSPCPINGEWGPWSPWDTCSATCGGGVQTRNRLCNDPMPKYGGKDCIGDATMVQICNKQDCPIDGCLSNPCFPGTKCTSFRDGSFECGKCPLGYSGDGITCTDIDECKEVPDACHTHNGIHRCENTEPGYNCLPCPSRFSGPQPFGRGVEEATAKKQVCTPRNPCKDGSHNCHKNANCIYLGVYSESMFRCECKPGYAGNGRICGEDSDLDGWPNTDLPCVENATYHCKKDNCPNLPNSGQEDHDKDGLGDECDHDDDNDGIPDDRDNCPRVYNPAQYDADRDDVGDRCDNCVFEANTDQTDTDNNGEGDACAVDIDGDGILNENDNCPYVYNVDQRDTDRDGVGDHCDNCPLEHNPDQVDSDSDRIGDKCDNNQDIDEDGHQNNLDNCPYIPNANQADHDKDGKGDACDHDDDNDGIPDDKDNCRLAFNPDQLDSDGDGRGDICKDDFDQDNVLDIHDVCPENFAISETDFRRFQMVPLDPKGTSQIDPNWVVRHQGKELVQTVNCDPGIAVGYDEFSAVDFSGTFFINTDRDDDYAGFVFGYQSSSRFYTVMWKQITQTYWSHTPTRAQGYSGLSIKVVNSTTGPGEHLRNALWHTGDTAGQVRTLWHDPKNIGWKDFTAYRWHLTHRPKTGLIRVVMYEGKRIMADSGNIYDKTYAGGRLGLYVFSQEMVYFSDLKYECRDT; this is encoded by the exons ATGATGCTGTGTGGCATCTTTTTTCTGCTGATGCTTTCGAGTTGCGATGGTGCCAGATTGGCAG AGAGTCGCGATGATAGCAGTGTGTATGACCTATTTGAGCTGGCGAGGGTGAGCAAAAGACACAACGGAGTGAGTCTAGTCAAAGGCGCAGACCCTTACAGTCCCGCATACAAGGTCCTGAACGCAGACCTGATTCCCCCAGTCCCCGACGCCTCCTTCAGGGACCTCCTCGATTCCATCCAGGCCGAGCGGGGATTCCTCCTGCTACTTAACCTGAAGCAGTCCAAGAAAACTAGAGGCAGCCTGCTGACAGTCGAGAAGACCGACGGATCTGGCCCTATCTTCGAGATCATTTCTAACGGGAAGGCGAACACTCTTGATCTGGTCTACTCCACCGAGAGGCAGCTGCAGGTGGTGTCCATCGAAGATGCCGGCTTGGCCAATGGGCACTGGAGGAACCTCACGCTGTTCATCCAGGAGGACAGGGCACAGCTTTTTGTGGGCTGTGAAGAGATCAATGTGTCAGAGCTGGATGTGCCAATCCAAACTTTACTGTCCAGGGAGTTGGCAGATAGAGCCAGACTCAGGATTGGAAAGGGGGCGGTGAAGGACAAGTTTATG ggaGTCCTCCAGAATGTCCATTTTGTCTTTGGAACTTCTCTAGATGCCATACTGACCAATAAGGGATGTAAAAGTGGAG CTGCTTTAACCCAAATGATGACCCTGGACAACCCGGTCAATGGTTCCAGTCCTGCCATTAGAACCGATTATACTGGTCACAAATCCAAAG ATCTGCAGACTGTCTGTGGTTTCTCATGTGAGGACATTACCAGCATGTTTAAGGAGCTCAGGGGACTCAATGTGATTGTTAAGCAGCTGTCAAATGAACTCCAAAAAGTG tCTACTGATAGTGAGTTACTGAAAAATCAGATCATCATCCACAATGGAGTCTGCATCCATAACGGCATTGTGCACAAGGACAAAGATGAATGGACAGTGGATGGCTGCACAGAGTGCACCTGTCAG AACTCTGCAACCATATGTCGCAAAATCTCCTGTCCTCTCATCCCCTGTGCCAATGCCACTGTGCCCGATGGAGAATGCTGCCCACGCTGTGGAACAC CGAGTGACTTTCCTGAGGGTGGTTGGTCTGCCTGGTCTGACTGGACCCATTGTTCTGTGACTTGTGGTCGTGGAATCCAGCAGCGTGGACGCTCCTGCGACCGCATCAACAGCAAGTGTGAGGGCACATCTGTCCAGACCCGTGACTGCTACCCGCAGGAATGCGACAAGCGCT TCAAGCAGGATGGAGGCTGGAGCCACTGGTCACCATGGTCTTCATGCTCTGTGACCTGTGGCAAAGGGGTCATGACACAGATCCGTCTCTGCAACTCCCCCACACCGCAGATGGGTGGCAGAGACTGCCAAGGAGAAGGACGTCACACCAAAGTCTGCCAAATGTCACCTTGTCCCA TTAATGGAGAATGGGGACCTTGGTCACCATGGGATACCTGCTCTGCAACCTGTGGTGGAGGAGTCCAAACAAGAAACCGTCTCTGCAATGATCCGATGCCTAAATATGGAGGAAAAGATTGCATTGGTGATGCTACCATGGTTCAAATCTGCAACAAACAGGACTGCCCTATTG ATGGTTGCCTTTCCAACCCATGCTTCCCTGGTACAAAGTGCACCAGTTTCCGTGACGGCTCATTTGAGTGTGGCAAGTGCCCACTTGGCTACAGTGGTGATGGGATTACCTGCACAGACATTGATGAATGCAAAGAGGTCCCAGATGCTTGCCATACTCACAATGGAATTCATCGTTGTGAGAACACTGAGCCAGGATACAACTGCCTCCCCTGTCCTTCACGTTTCtctggtccccaaccttttggAAGAGGTGTGGAAGAGGCAACTGCTAAAAAGCAG GTGTGCACTCCCCGCAACCCTTGCAAGGATGGTAGCCACAACTGCCATAAAAATGCGAACTGCATATATTTGGGCGTCTACTCCGAGTCAATGTTCCGCTGTGAATGCAAGCCAGGATATGCTGGGAATGGCCGGATTTGCGGAGAGGACAGTGACCTGGATGGATGGCCTAACACTGATCTGCCTTGTGTGGAGAACGCCACTTATCACTGCAAAAAG GATAACTGCCCCAATCTTCCCAACTCTGGCCAGGAAGACCATGACAAAGATGGCCTTGGGGATGAATGTGACCATGATGATGACAATGATGGAATTCCCGATGATAGG gATAACTGTCCAAGAGTGTACAACCCTGCCCAGTATGATGCAGACAGGGACGATGTTGGTGACCGCTGTGACAACTGTGTGTTTGAGGCTAATACTGACCAAACAGACACAGACAACAATGGAGAGGGAGATGCCTGTGCTGTCGACATTGATGGTGATG GTATTCTGAATGAGAATGACAACTGCCCATATGTGTACAATGTTGACcagagagacacagacagagatGGTGTTGGAGATCACTGTGATAACTGTCCCCTCGAGCACAACCCAGACCAG GTTGATTCTGACTCAGATCGTATTGGAGACAAGTGCGATAACAACCAGGACATTGATGAGGATGGTCACCAGAACAACTTGGATAACTGCCCATACATTCCCAATGCCAACCAGGCTGACCATGACAAAGATGGCAAAGGTGATGCTTGTGACCATGATGACGACAATGATGGCATTCCTGATGATAAAGACAACTGCCGATTGGCTTTTAACCCTGATCAACTGGACTCTGATG GTGATGGCCGTGGAGATATTTGCAAGGATGATTTTGACCAAGACAATGTCCTGGACATCCATGATGTTTGCCCTGAGAACTTTGCCATCAGTGAAACAGACTTCCGCAGATTCCAAATGGTACCCTTGGATCCCAAAGGCACCTCTCAGATTGACCCCAACTGGGTGGTGAGGCATCAAGGCAAAGAGCTGGTGCAGACTGTCAACTGCGATCCTGGCATTGCTGTTG GTTACGATGAGTTCAGTGCTGTGGATTTCAGTGGAACGTTCTTCATCAACACAGACAGAGATGATGATTATGCCGGGTTTGTGTTTGGCTACCAGTCCAGCTCCCGCTTCTACACAGTGATGTGGAAACAGATCACACAGACCTACTGGTCCCACACACCCACTAGAGCTCAAGGCTACTCTGGCTTGTCAATCAAAGTTGTAAATTCCACCACAGGGCCTGGCGAACATCTCAGAAATGCTCTGTGGCACACCGGAGACACCGCAGGACAG GTCCGTACTCTGTGGCACGACCCTAAGAACATTGGCTGGAAGGACTTTACCGCCTATAGATGGCACCTAACCCACAGACCCAAGACTGGACTTATTAG AGTGGTCATGTATGAAGGCAAGAGAATCATGGCGGattctggaaacatttatgatAAGACATATGCTGGTGGGCGACTAGGCTTGTATGTCTTCTCTCAGGAGATGGTTTACTTCTCAGACCTCAAATATGAATGCAGAG ATACATAA